In Thermodesulfobacteriota bacterium, one genomic interval encodes:
- a CDS encoding bile acid:sodium symporter family protein, producing the protein VLLRPQDVAVGFIAQYGIMPFAGFALAKILSLEPLLAAGVVLVGSCPGGTASNVITYLAKGDVALSVAMTSVSTILSPIFTPSLAYLLAGQWIPVPVLGLFISTLKIIILPVVLGVGVRSLFKEKVGTVTEFLPMVSSVAIIFIVGVIVAANAGSIGKVGIKTGMVVVLHNLTGLTLGFYLAKLLGMETAKARAVSIEVGMQNSGLGVALAKTHFGALAALPSAMFSVWHNISGSALAWWWRRKDSNNSTK; encoded by the coding sequence GGTTTTGCTGAGACCCCAGGATGTGGCAGTGGGATTCATAGCTCAATACGGGATTATGCCTTTTGCCGGATTTGCCCTGGCTAAAATTCTCAGCCTCGAACCGCTTCTTGCCGCCGGGGTAGTGCTGGTGGGGTCATGCCCCGGAGGGACCGCCTCTAACGTGATAACCTATTTGGCGAAAGGGGACGTTGCCTTATCCGTGGCTATGACCTCGGTATCTACTATTCTTTCTCCTATTTTTACTCCGTCCCTTGCCTACCTCCTGGCCGGGCAATGGATACCGGTGCCGGTTCTCGGTCTTTTCATTTCAACTCTGAAAATTATTATTCTACCGGTAGTTCTGGGGGTTGGGGTAAGGAGTCTATTCAAGGAAAAAGTCGGTACAGTCACAGAATTTCTTCCTATGGTTTCTTCGGTTGCCATTATTTTTATTGTGGGTGTAATAGTGGCGGCTAACGCCGGCTCCATCGGGAAAGTGGGGATCAAAACAGGGATGGTGGTGGTGCTCCATAATCTTACAGGTCTTACCCTTGGTTTTTATCTGGCGAAGCTTTTGGGAATGGAGACGGCGAAAGCCCGGGCGGTGTCAATAGAGGTAGGGATGCAGAACTCCGGTTTAGGGGTAGCGCTAGCAAAAACCCATTTTGGGGCGCTTGCGGCTTTACCCTCAGCCATGTTTAGTGTATGGCACAACATATCCGGCTCGGCGCTGGCCTGGTGGTGGAGGAGGAAGGATAGTAACAATTCAACCAAGTGA